A genomic region of Coriobacteriaceae bacterium contains the following coding sequences:
- a CDS encoding TetR/AcrR family transcriptional regulator has protein sequence MGDAKSAIISSLKELVEERPYTSITVSDICQNAHVSRKSFYNMFENKDDVLSTIFKQDVIEPIESLNVALTQKQAFDMSMLFYEKVYEKIYESAAFYGKLLGPMRGRDDTFIRIATYAIYDLNIDILTSYEWMGDIRKADYTAYFFASSQAMFIQKWVSDDLPYTPRELAKLYDEMTRQFWLTTFPPSTKD, from the coding sequence ATGGGGGATGCGAAGAGCGCGATAATTTCGAGCCTGAAAGAGCTGGTCGAGGAAAGGCCCTACACGAGCATAACCGTATCGGACATATGCCAAAACGCCCACGTCTCCCGTAAGTCTTTCTACAACATGTTCGAGAACAAGGACGATGTCCTGTCCACGATTTTCAAACAGGATGTCATCGAGCCCATCGAAAGCCTCAACGTGGCACTGACGCAAAAGCAGGCATTTGACATGAGCATGCTCTTCTATGAGAAGGTTTACGAGAAAATCTACGAATCCGCCGCTTTCTACGGCAAGCTCCTTGGCCCCATGAGGGGCAGGGATGATACGTTCATCCGCATCGCGACCTACGCCATCTACGATCTTAACATCGACATTCTCACTTCCTACGAGTGGATGGGAGACATCCGGAAAGCCGATTACACCGCCTACTTCTTCGCCTCGTCCCAGGCCATGTTCATACAGAAGTGGGTGAGCGATGACTTGCCCTATACGCCCCGTGAGCTTGCCAAGCTGTATGACGAGATGACCCGGCAGTTCTGGTTGACGACATTCCCACCATCGACCAAGGACTAA
- a CDS encoding VOC family protein yields the protein MGKELFEKYGIRQLGYSVESIEETAQLYHDLFGAGPFIDMGVNAPESCKIRGVEQPVKMRTAIGYLGDMEIELIEDKSDCPSPYSEAGRYGLHHYCIWVDDVQEAVDEFAAAGIEVAMDMVSGSGMRVVYVDAREQLGQYIEINPPLEQVRQMGMGVHQKWPDDVALVGIQDVMAMMGR from the coding sequence ATGGGCAAGGAGCTTTTCGAGAAATACGGCATCAGACAGCTCGGGTATAGCGTGGAGAGTATCGAGGAGACGGCACAGCTGTATCACGATCTCTTCGGCGCAGGCCCGTTCATCGACATGGGTGTGAACGCCCCAGAGAGCTGCAAGATTCGTGGCGTCGAGCAGCCAGTCAAGATGCGCACGGCAATCGGGTACCTCGGCGACATGGAGATCGAGCTCATCGAGGACAAGAGCGATTGTCCGAGCCCGTACTCCGAGGCGGGGCGTTACGGCTTGCATCACTACTGCATCTGGGTCGACGACGTGCAGGAGGCAGTCGACGAATTTGCCGCTGCCGGCATCGAGGTCGCCATGGACATGGTCTCGGGCTCCGGGATGCGCGTGGTCTACGTCGACGCACGCGAACAGCTCGGGCAGTACATCGAGATCAATCCGCCGCTCGAACAAGTGCGGCAGATGGGCATGGGCGTGCACCAGAAGTGGCCGGATGACGTCGCCCTCGTGGGCATTCAGGACGTCATGGCGATGATGGGACGCTAG
- a CDS encoding molybdopterin-dependent oxidoreductase, with protein sequence MSKMETTLQSIACGGTGGEMTAVDTMDGKIVRIRPFRIDTKYTLDELKDSMWEIDVDGEVFKPTIKTCPNWMALAYKNRVYSKNRVLRPLKRVDWEPGGDPAKINAANRGKSKFVEISWDEALDIMESELRRIIDTYGPYSVICVGEDGHRESKDLHAGGGMHANLMDKLGGYTRETRTPDSVEGWYWGAKHVWGAGANHGLGLVAPPETDFNSWNVLPDICKNSELLVFDAGDYELTTNYASMFLSQVMGYWERLGKEMVSVDPFCNYTNVCHNMKWIPVLPNTDAALHFGVIHTWITEDLYDKDYVDTHTVHFDKLVDYVMGKEDGEVKDARWASERCGVPPWTIKAFARNMAKKVTAHVHYSSGHIKTPYSHEPARTSAYMLAMQGLGKPGVQQYHLSAQVTAKERIARSTTAPFTMAIQCRMFFPSAQSLPRTMIAEALQTGKAKWWGSPCIVYVENSEQFQEFNYPGNPKAALAMQQAMAERMGQPIPTEEPKINRIHMLWSEKPCNMNCWDGGFNYQDAIRTDEVEFFVTNHQWLENDSLFADLVLPVTTCLEDNDDMGASSQVPLRHAGLTPAAIEHQGESLSDFQIACTIGERFGVREAIDKGMSDDMWIETAFMSSRLPEEIEWEDYKERGYYYPKLEENWQDMKPGMRNFYENPEEFPLDTPTGKIEFWSQALADNFPDDKERQPMAKWIIGGPKEEGWTHDETLWGERAKKYPLLVTANPAKWRVHVQGDDIKWFREIETCKVKGKDGYLYEPLWISPEEAERRGIEDGDIVKMFNERGTILCGARISERVTGPSVVIAKGSRVDPIAPHLDRGGAANLICPGNQISKHCKGFAVTGYLVEVAKVTDEEYEGWKRDYPEAFARDYDPAIGINRKSWVIEK encoded by the coding sequence ATGAGCAAGATGGAGACGACGCTCCAGAGCATTGCTTGCGGCGGTACGGGCGGTGAGATGACCGCGGTCGACACCATGGACGGCAAGATCGTGCGCATCAGGCCGTTTCGCATCGACACCAAGTACACGCTCGACGAGCTGAAGGACTCGATGTGGGAGATTGACGTCGACGGCGAGGTGTTCAAGCCGACGATTAAGACTTGCCCCAATTGGATGGCGCTTGCCTACAAGAACCGCGTGTACTCCAAGAACCGCGTGCTCAGGCCGCTCAAGCGCGTGGACTGGGAGCCGGGCGGCGACCCCGCAAAGATCAACGCGGCCAACCGCGGCAAGTCCAAGTTCGTCGAGATCTCCTGGGACGAGGCGCTCGACATCATGGAGAGCGAGCTCAGGCGCATCATCGATACCTATGGCCCGTACTCGGTCATATGCGTGGGCGAGGATGGCCACCGCGAGTCCAAGGACCTGCACGCCGGCGGCGGCATGCACGCCAACCTCATGGACAAGCTGGGCGGCTACACGCGCGAGACGCGCACGCCGGACTCCGTCGAGGGCTGGTACTGGGGTGCCAAGCACGTGTGGGGCGCGGGCGCGAATCACGGCCTGGGCCTGGTGGCACCTCCCGAGACCGACTTCAACTCGTGGAACGTCCTTCCTGACATCTGCAAGAATTCCGAGCTGCTGGTCTTCGACGCTGGTGACTACGAGCTCACCACCAACTACGCCTCGATGTTCCTCTCGCAGGTCATGGGTTACTGGGAGCGCCTGGGCAAGGAGATGGTGAGCGTCGACCCGTTCTGCAACTACACCAACGTCTGCCACAACATGAAGTGGATCCCCGTGCTCCCCAACACGGATGCAGCGTTGCACTTTGGCGTGATCCACACGTGGATCACCGAGGACCTCTACGACAAGGATTACGTCGACACGCACACCGTGCACTTCGACAAGCTCGTCGACTATGTCATGGGCAAGGAGGACGGCGAGGTCAAGGATGCCAGGTGGGCAAGCGAGCGTTGCGGCGTGCCGCCATGGACCATCAAGGCCTTTGCGCGCAACATGGCCAAGAAGGTCACCGCGCACGTGCACTACAGCTCCGGCCACATCAAGACGCCGTACAGCCACGAGCCCGCCCGCACCTCTGCCTACATGCTCGCCATGCAGGGCCTGGGCAAGCCCGGTGTGCAGCAGTACCACCTCTCCGCGCAAGTCACCGCCAAGGAGAGAATCGCACGCTCCACGACCGCGCCGTTCACCATGGCCATCCAGTGTCGCATGTTCTTCCCCAGCGCCCAGAGCCTGCCGCGCACGATGATCGCCGAGGCGCTGCAGACCGGCAAGGCCAAGTGGTGGGGAAGCCCCTGCATCGTGTACGTCGAGAACAGCGAGCAGTTCCAGGAGTTCAACTATCCCGGCAACCCCAAGGCCGCGCTTGCCATGCAGCAGGCCATGGCCGAGCGCATGGGTCAGCCCATCCCCACCGAGGAGCCCAAGATCAACCGCATCCACATGCTGTGGTCGGAGAAGCCCTGCAACATGAACTGCTGGGACGGCGGCTTCAACTACCAGGACGCCATCCGCACCGACGAGGTCGAGTTCTTCGTGACCAACCACCAGTGGCTCGAGAACGACTCGCTGTTTGCGGACCTCGTCCTTCCCGTCACCACCTGCCTCGAGGACAACGATGACATGGGTGCCTCGTCCCAGGTGCCGTTGCGCCATGCGGGTCTCACGCCGGCTGCCATCGAGCACCAGGGCGAGAGTCTGTCTGACTTCCAGATCGCCTGCACCATCGGCGAGCGCTTTGGCGTGCGCGAGGCAATCGACAAGGGCATGAGCGATGACATGTGGATCGAGACTGCCTTCATGAGCTCGCGCCTGCCCGAGGAGATCGAATGGGAGGACTACAAGGAGCGCGGCTACTACTACCCGAAGCTGGAGGAGAACTGGCAGGACATGAAGCCGGGCATGCGCAACTTCTACGAGAACCCCGAGGAGTTCCCGCTGGACACGCCCACTGGCAAGATCGAGTTCTGGAGCCAGGCGCTGGCCGACAACTTCCCCGACGACAAGGAGCGCCAGCCCATGGCCAAGTGGATCATCGGCGGTCCCAAGGAAGAGGGCTGGACGCATGACGAGACGCTGTGGGGCGAGCGCGCCAAGAAATACCCGCTCTTGGTGACGGCCAACCCGGCCAAGTGGCGCGTGCACGTCCAGGGCGACGACATCAAGTGGTTCCGCGAGATCGAGACCTGCAAGGTCAAGGGCAAGGACGGCTACCTCTATGAGCCGCTGTGGATCAGCCCGGAGGAGGCGGAGCGCCGTGGCATCGAGGACGGTGACATCGTCAAGATGTTCAACGAGCGCGGCACGATCCTGTGTGGTGCCCGCATCTCCGAGCGCGTCACCGGCCCGTCTGTGGTCATCGCCAAGGGCAGCCGCGTCGACCCCATCGCCCCGCACCTGGACCGTGGTGGTGCCGCCAACCTCATCTGCCCGGGCAACCAGATCTCCAAGCATTGCAAGGGCTTTGCGGTCACCGGATACCTGGTGGAAGTCGCCAAGGTCACCGACGAGGAGTACGAGGGCTGGAAGCGCGATTACCCCGAGGCATTTGCCCGCGACTATGACCCGGCCATCGGCATCAACCGCAAGTCGTGGGTCATCGAGAAATAG
- a CDS encoding carboxypeptidase regulatory-like domain-containing protein, which yields MKVFVIDPTRCVGCHNCQIACKDEHCGNCWMPYAEEQPEIGQFWMKVEQKERGHAPHVKVSYTPRLCNHCGNAPCIKAAKDDAVYRRDDGLVVIDPVKAKGQKQIVDACPYHVIYWNEEKEIPQKCTGCAHLIDDPEQPIRVPRCMDNCHLDVIQFGEAEDFDLTGCEVLHPEYKTDPHVYYRSLPKKFIAGTVYDPEAEEIVEGATVTATCAEGTVTATTDSWGDFWLKDLPDAEWRVEIEKGGKRAALEVSTLEEDKGLGDIPLA from the coding sequence ATGAAGGTATTCGTCATAGATCCCACCCGCTGCGTTGGCTGCCATAACTGCCAGATCGCCTGCAAGGACGAGCACTGCGGCAATTGCTGGATGCCGTATGCCGAGGAGCAGCCCGAGATCGGCCAGTTCTGGATGAAGGTCGAGCAGAAGGAGCGCGGGCATGCACCGCACGTCAAGGTAAGCTACACCCCGCGCCTGTGCAACCACTGCGGCAACGCGCCGTGCATCAAGGCGGCAAAGGACGACGCGGTCTACCGCCGCGACGACGGACTGGTCGTCATCGACCCGGTCAAGGCCAAGGGCCAGAAGCAGATCGTCGACGCCTGCCCGTACCATGTCATCTACTGGAACGAGGAGAAGGAGATTCCGCAGAAGTGCACGGGTTGCGCGCATCTCATCGACGATCCCGAGCAGCCCATCCGCGTGCCGCGTTGCATGGACAACTGCCATCTCGACGTCATCCAGTTTGGCGAGGCCGAGGACTTCGACCTGACGGGTTGCGAGGTACTCCATCCCGAGTACAAGACCGATCCGCATGTCTACTACCGCAGCCTGCCCAAGAAGTTCATCGCCGGCACGGTGTATGACCCGGAGGCCGAGGAGATTGTCGAGGGCGCGACCGTCACCGCGACCTGCGCCGAGGGAACGGTCACGGCAACGACCGACAGCTGGGGTGACTTCTGGCTCAAGGACCTGCCGGATGCCGAGTGGCGTGTCGAGATCGAGAAGGGTGGCAAGAGGGCCGCTCTCGAGGTGAGCACGCTCGAGGAAGACAAGGGACTGGGCGACATTCCGCTTGCGTAA
- a CDS encoding peptidylprolyl isomerase yields the protein MVNQGDRVIVEYRGKLDDGTEFASTKAQDEPLEFVAGSGVVLPDFDYAVMGMKVGETRSIHIPADRAYGQRDEALVISMPVTSLPNGEALPVGAMLGIQTPEGDVMRVRVLEVGDEEVVLDCNHELAGQNLNFDITLVDVVSETPIEHELHPEGCTCGCDRLQESLAAGEH from the coding sequence ATGGTTAACCAGGGGGATCGCGTTATCGTCGAGTATCGCGGCAAACTCGATGACGGCACGGAGTTTGCGAGCACGAAGGCCCAAGATGAGCCGCTCGAGTTCGTGGCGGGAAGCGGCGTCGTGCTGCCCGATTTCGATTATGCCGTGATGGGCATGAAAGTGGGCGAGACGCGCAGCATTCACATCCCGGCTGATCGCGCCTACGGGCAGCGCGACGAGGCCCTCGTCATCTCGATGCCCGTGACCTCGCTTCCCAATGGCGAGGCACTCCCGGTGGGCGCGATGCTGGGCATCCAGACGCCCGAGGGCGATGTCATGCGCGTGCGCGTGCTCGAGGTGGGCGACGAAGAGGTGGTGCTCGATTGCAATCACGAGCTCGCAGGCCAGAACCTCAACTTCGACATCACCTTAGTCGATGTCGTGAGCGAGACGCCCATCGAGCATGAGCTGCATCCCGAGGGGTGCACGTGCGGCTGCGACAGGCTACAGGAATCGCTTGCTGCTGGCGAGCACTGA